One window from the genome of Spirosoma rhododendri encodes:
- a CDS encoding response regulator, with protein sequence MLLKVKGYETHTRHSGRAGIEAAESLRPSAILLDIGMPELDGYATCQLIRQQSWGQTMLVIALTGYGQEEDRQRTREAGFNSHLVKPVDLPELLNLLTDLFDQTSTLLT encoded by the coding sequence ATGCTGCTCAAGGTAAAGGGCTACGAAACCCATACCCGCCACAGTGGTCGGGCGGGAATCGAAGCGGCAGAAAGCCTGCGCCCATCAGCTATTCTGCTGGATATCGGGATGCCCGAACTCGATGGCTATGCCACTTGTCAACTGATCCGTCAGCAATCCTGGGGGCAGACGATGCTGGTTATTGCCTTAACGGGATACGGTCAGGAAGAAGACCGGCAGCGAACCCGGGAAGCGGGTTTCAATAGCCATCTGGTCAAGCCGGTGGATTTGCCCGAACTACTCAATCTGCTCACTGACCTGTTCGACCAGACCAGTACGCTTTTGACATAG
- a CDS encoding carboxypeptidase-like regulatory domain-containing protein, whose protein sequence is MASSSVRLTIPSPCTQPWQAMTPDQQGRFCAHCQKTVVDFTGMTDAQLVAFLSTPSRASGCGRLRADQLNRALATPTAGKPGRWQWLSVLLSGWLSSQMVQAQTEAVTDRHVGSTFIPALTTKKTGTISPDTASQGLMIDGTMILKGRIIDATSRAPVAGATVVIKNTVYGATTDLAGRFRLTGPAVNLDSTVQLVASSIAYINQELTLTAYMAGQPLLFALREDTEALNQVIYAGEYVVKKPTIWRRIRNLFRR, encoded by the coding sequence ATGGCTTCTTCTTCCGTCAGACTGACAATCCCCAGCCCCTGCACGCAGCCGTGGCAGGCGATGACACCCGATCAGCAAGGGCGATTTTGTGCGCATTGCCAAAAAACTGTCGTAGATTTTACGGGTATGACCGATGCGCAGCTGGTAGCGTTTCTGAGCACACCATCGAGGGCTTCCGGCTGCGGCCGACTCCGCGCCGATCAGCTAAACCGCGCATTGGCGACCCCTACGGCCGGAAAACCGGGGCGGTGGCAGTGGTTGAGTGTGTTGTTGTCGGGATGGCTTAGTTCGCAGATGGTGCAGGCGCAGACGGAAGCAGTTACTGACAGGCACGTAGGCAGCACCTTCATACCTGCATTGACAACAAAAAAGACCGGGACGATATCACCTGATACAGCCTCACAAGGCCTGATGATAGATGGTACGATGATCCTGAAAGGTAGAATTATCGACGCTACCAGCCGGGCCCCCGTTGCTGGTGCGACAGTTGTCATTAAAAACACTGTCTACGGAGCTACCACCGATTTGGCTGGCAGATTTCGGTTGACAGGACCGGCTGTTAACCTCGACAGTACGGTACAGCTAGTTGCCAGTTCTATTGCATACATCAACCAAGAACTGACGCTAACCGCCTACATGGCTGGTCAGCCACTGCTGTTTGCGCTCCGCGAAGACACCGAAGCCCTGAATCAAGTCATCTACGCTGGTGAATACGTCGTGAAGAAACCTACGATCTGGCGACGCATTCGCAACTTGTTCAGGCGGTGA
- a CDS encoding penicillin acylase family protein, which yields MLALRYLTVCLFLLSGPLFGQSRSAAKRAVLPPRKGLQQPVEVIRDRWGVNHIYAKNEHDLFYAQGYSAAKDRLFQFEMWRRQATGTVAELLGPQELKRDIGTRLFRFRGDINQELLHYHPHGPQIVGAFVEGINAYVADILKTPEKLPFEFQVLNMKPGFWTPDVVVSRHQGLLGNVRDELKYGRLVSLIGADKLRELNWFHPASNPTQPDLTLHVNGDELFQPILELYEAFRLPLKYQGRLAKADEDEAALTPGPSRDGGPPKTGEGSSTADFAPLSRSGRGAGGEGNANEIDRWFETEKQYTGSNNWVISGDKSVSGYPMLANDPHRSQSTPSLRYWAHLSAPGWNVIGAGEPTLPGISIGHNDYGAWGLTIFETDNEDLYVYDTNPANPNQYRYKGQWVSMRVLTETIPVKGAQATTATLKYTRHGPVVYEDTKNHRAYAIRAAWLERGCAPYLASLRMSQARSWAEFRQACSYSRIPGENMIWAERPTATNPGTIGWQAVGLSPIRKNFSGLVPVPGDGRYEWGGYLPIQQLPNKLNPTEGYVVTANNNLTPVNFPHRDAIGWTWASPNRADRIEEVLNDGKRKNLVDFMALQADYLSLTARTLVPLLQNLSSPEGRTEQAIGYLRKWDFRLDPSSVAASIYVAWEGQLKKAIAQRTIPEKARPYLTTLPTKRVIDWLVTPGLMPGASGDPVAYRDSLLLTCLDKAVAELTDRLGSDTDEWQYGQRNNKHITITHPLSDMVDKAMREKINLGPVARGGYGETVNATGNDLNQTHGATFRILVDTEDWDKTLGINSPGQSGDPASPHYRDLFPIWAENGYFPVFFSKDKIKSVAEQTTVLK from the coding sequence ATGCTCGCTCTGCGTTATCTTACCGTCTGCCTGTTTCTCCTGTCGGGCCCGCTGTTTGGCCAATCCCGGTCTGCTGCGAAGCGGGCAGTGCTACCCCCTCGCAAGGGCTTACAGCAACCCGTCGAAGTCATCCGCGACCGCTGGGGGGTAAATCATATATACGCTAAAAACGAGCACGATCTGTTCTACGCGCAGGGCTATTCGGCGGCCAAAGACCGGTTGTTCCAGTTCGAAATGTGGCGTCGGCAGGCGACCGGAACGGTAGCTGAGCTGCTGGGGCCGCAGGAGTTGAAGCGCGACATCGGCACGCGGCTGTTTCGCTTTCGGGGCGATATCAATCAGGAACTGCTTCACTATCACCCGCACGGTCCGCAGATTGTTGGGGCGTTTGTCGAGGGTATCAATGCTTACGTGGCTGATATCCTGAAAACGCCTGAAAAACTGCCCTTCGAATTTCAGGTGCTGAATATGAAGCCCGGATTCTGGACGCCGGATGTCGTCGTCAGTCGGCATCAGGGTTTACTGGGTAACGTACGTGATGAATTGAAATACGGTCGGCTTGTGAGCCTGATCGGAGCCGATAAATTACGCGAACTCAACTGGTTTCACCCGGCCAGCAACCCCACCCAACCCGACCTAACCCTGCACGTCAACGGCGACGAGCTGTTTCAACCCATCCTCGAACTCTACGAAGCCTTCCGGCTACCGCTGAAATACCAAGGTCGTCTGGCCAAAGCCGATGAGGATGAAGCGGCCCTCACCCCCGGCCCCTCTCGCGACGGCGGACCGCCCAAAACGGGAGAGGGGAGTAGTACTGCCGATTTTGCTCCCCTCTCCCGAAGCGGGAGAGGGGCCGGGGGTGAGGGTAACGCCAACGAAATCGACCGCTGGTTCGAGACGGAAAAGCAGTATACTGGCTCCAATAACTGGGTTATTTCGGGCGATAAATCCGTCAGTGGTTATCCCATGCTGGCCAACGATCCCCATCGCTCGCAATCGACGCCGTCGCTGCGGTACTGGGCACATTTGAGTGCGCCCGGCTGGAACGTGATCGGGGCGGGGGAGCCGACGCTGCCCGGCATTTCGATTGGGCATAACGACTACGGCGCGTGGGGCCTGACCATCTTCGAAACCGACAACGAAGACCTGTACGTCTACGACACCAACCCCGCTAACCCGAATCAGTACCGGTACAAAGGGCAGTGGGTGTCAATGCGGGTGCTGACCGAAACGATACCGGTCAAAGGCGCTCAGGCTACAACGGCGACGCTCAAATACACCCGCCACGGCCCCGTTGTCTACGAAGACACGAAAAATCACCGGGCCTACGCCATCCGGGCGGCCTGGCTCGAACGAGGCTGTGCGCCGTATCTGGCGAGTTTGCGGATGAGTCAGGCACGGAGCTGGGCGGAGTTTCGGCAGGCGTGTTCGTATAGCCGCATTCCGGGCGAGAACATGATATGGGCTGAGCGACCTACGGCCACCAATCCCGGTACCATCGGCTGGCAGGCGGTGGGGCTCTCGCCGATTCGCAAAAACTTCTCCGGGCTGGTGCCGGTGCCGGGCGACGGGCGCTACGAGTGGGGTGGCTACCTGCCCATTCAGCAACTGCCCAACAAACTCAATCCAACGGAAGGCTATGTCGTGACGGCGAACAATAACCTGACGCCGGTCAACTTTCCGCATCGCGACGCCATCGGCTGGACATGGGCGTCACCCAACCGGGCTGATCGGATCGAGGAAGTGCTGAACGACGGAAAACGCAAAAATCTAGTCGACTTTATGGCGTTGCAGGCCGATTACCTGTCGCTGACCGCCCGGACGCTGGTACCACTGTTGCAAAACCTGTCGTCGCCGGAGGGGCGCACGGAGCAGGCCATCGGTTACCTACGCAAGTGGGACTTTCGCCTTGATCCGAGTTCGGTTGCCGCGTCGATCTACGTAGCGTGGGAGGGGCAGTTGAAAAAAGCAATCGCGCAGCGAACCATCCCCGAAAAAGCCCGGCCTTATTTAACCACACTGCCTACCAAACGCGTGATCGACTGGCTCGTTACGCCCGGCCTGATGCCCGGCGCGTCTGGCGATCCCGTTGCCTACCGCGATAGTCTGCTGCTTACCTGCCTCGACAAGGCCGTCGCCGAACTAACCGACCGGCTGGGCAGCGACACGGACGAATGGCAGTACGGCCAACGCAACAACAAGCACATCACGATTACGCACCCACTGAGCGACATGGTCGACAAGGCGATGCGCGAAAAAATTAACCTGGGTCCGGTGGCGCGGGGTGGGTACGGCGAAACCGTTAACGCGACGGGCAACGACCTCAACCAAACCCACGGGGCCACCTTTCGCATACTGGTCGACACCGAGGACTGGGACAAAACGCTGGGCATCAACAGCCCCGGCCAATCCGGCGATCCCGCCAGCCCGCACTACCGCGACCTGTTCCCGATCTGGGCCGAAAACGGCTATTTCCCCGTCTTCTTCTCGAAAGACAAAATCAAGTCCGTCGCCGAACAAACGACCGTGCTGAAGTAA
- a CDS encoding metallophosphoesterase, with product MTKLYTCFLLTLLISYSSAIAQTVQLVRGPYIQVVTPTSAVIRWRTSQPTVGRVWYGASATSLTSDQRETQATQEHVLTVSGLQPATRYAYAIGYDDTKLTSGTDYYIPTAPTTGSTRPFRIWALGDFGIGSDNQKQVYQAWRNATTTHPADLWLWLGDNAYCCGTEDQFQQYVFDLYGPTLRNTPIFPTPGNHDYADSRTNFDIAYYKLFSFPTKGEAGGVPSGSKSYFSADYGNVHLISLDSQAQEDGIYRLYDTTGRQVQWLKRDLAANKLPWTIVIFHHPPYSKGGHDSDTEDQMMMIRRNLTPILERYGVDLVLNGHSHGYERYYRLKNLTGFAESYKADVNRAETTTGRYDGSTNSCPILMKGQGTVYVVSGSGGALGGQSPGFPHPATIYANTFVGGSMAIDVTDNRLDAQLILADGSSPDRFTIIKNANKTTSLTAEFADTLALQASWPVASTTGATDNIYRWPTGATTRAIRYPASKSGTYSVDVTDDKQCLVDKFNLTVSAQPRLTTRTATTACAGSTIPVTASPENTTKAAGWQYDVLLSDASGSFSTERIVGSGSINTLQATLPASVSGSGYRLRVRARGISYAELVASDAITIRPAPTATLAGSGTIAQGVPASLTLTFTGDGPWQGTLTDGTAFSATTSPTLLSVSPTRTTTYGLSSLRNGCGTGTVAGQATITVLVLTETETFTGGQLRLFPNPTKDNVQLDLTTTQPNAVGLSVRDVQGKTVYQQQFSPTSTLNTTVPLPATAGTYLLSVTIGTQTITRKVVKE from the coding sequence ATGACAAAACTGTACACCTGCTTTCTGCTGACCCTGCTCATCAGCTATTCTTCAGCCATAGCGCAAACGGTTCAGCTGGTACGGGGGCCCTATATTCAGGTCGTTACACCTACCTCGGCCGTCATTCGCTGGCGCACCAGCCAGCCAACAGTCGGGCGGGTGTGGTACGGCGCATCGGCCACGTCGCTCACCAGCGATCAGCGCGAAACGCAGGCCACGCAGGAACACGTTCTCACGGTCAGCGGTTTGCAGCCAGCCACCCGGTACGCTTACGCCATCGGTTACGACGACACCAAACTAACGTCGGGCACTGATTACTACATTCCGACGGCCCCCACTACTGGCAGCACACGCCCGTTTCGCATCTGGGCGCTGGGCGACTTTGGCATCGGCAGCGACAATCAGAAGCAGGTGTATCAGGCCTGGCGCAACGCAACGACCACTCACCCCGCCGACTTATGGCTGTGGCTCGGCGATAACGCCTATTGCTGCGGCACGGAGGATCAGTTTCAGCAGTATGTTTTCGACCTTTACGGCCCGACGCTGCGCAACACGCCGATATTCCCGACGCCCGGCAACCACGACTACGCCGACAGCCGCACCAATTTCGACATTGCCTATTATAAGCTGTTTTCGTTTCCGACGAAGGGCGAAGCAGGTGGTGTACCGTCTGGCTCAAAATCGTACTTCTCGGCCGACTACGGCAATGTGCACCTGATTTCGCTCGACTCCCAGGCGCAGGAAGACGGGATTTACCGGCTCTACGACACCACCGGACGGCAGGTTCAATGGCTCAAACGCGACCTTGCCGCCAATAAACTCCCGTGGACGATCGTCATTTTTCACCACCCACCCTACAGCAAAGGCGGCCACGACTCCGACACGGAAGATCAGATGATGATGATTCGCCGGAATCTGACGCCAATTCTGGAACGCTACGGCGTCGATCTGGTGCTGAACGGCCATAGCCACGGCTACGAACGCTACTACCGCCTGAAAAATCTGACGGGTTTCGCGGAAAGCTACAAAGCCGATGTGAACCGGGCCGAGACCACAACGGGGCGCTACGATGGGTCGACGAACTCCTGCCCGATTCTGATGAAGGGGCAGGGCACGGTTTACGTCGTCAGTGGGTCGGGCGGGGCGCTGGGCGGGCAGTCACCTGGCTTTCCGCACCCGGCCACCATCTACGCCAACACCTTTGTAGGCGGCTCGATGGCTATCGACGTGACCGACAACCGGCTCGACGCGCAGCTGATTCTAGCCGACGGCTCATCCCCCGACCGGTTTACGATCATCAAAAACGCGAACAAAACCACCTCGCTGACGGCTGAATTTGCCGATACGCTGGCGTTGCAGGCATCGTGGCCCGTTGCATCCACAACCGGCGCAACCGATAACATCTACCGCTGGCCCACCGGCGCAACGACCCGCGCCATCCGCTACCCGGCCAGTAAGTCAGGCACGTACAGCGTCGACGTTACCGACGACAAGCAGTGCCTTGTCGACAAATTCAACCTGACGGTTTCGGCGCAGCCCCGCCTGACGACCCGCACCGCCACGACCGCCTGCGCAGGCAGCACGATTCCAGTGACGGCGTCCCCCGAAAACACGACCAAAGCCGCTGGCTGGCAGTACGACGTCCTGCTGTCGGACGCGTCGGGTAGTTTCAGCACCGAACGAATCGTTGGTAGTGGGTCAATCAACACGCTACAGGCTACGCTACCGGCCAGCGTATCGGGCAGCGGCTACCGGCTGCGCGTCAGGGCGCGGGGCATCAGCTACGCCGAGTTGGTAGCCAGCGACGCCATCACGATCCGCCCCGCCCCGACGGCTACGCTGGCCGGTTCCGGCACAATTGCGCAGGGCGTTCCCGCTTCGCTGACGCTAACCTTTACCGGCGACGGCCCCTGGCAGGGTACACTGACCGACGGGACGGCATTTTCGGCCACTACGTCGCCCACGCTGCTATCGGTTTCGCCCACCCGCACAACGACCTACGGCCTGTCGTCGCTGCGCAACGGCTGCGGCACTGGCACCGTAGCGGGGCAGGCCACCATAACTGTATTGGTGCTGACGGAGACGGAAACCTTCACGGGCGGGCAGTTGCGGCTATTTCCCAACCCCACCAAAGACAACGTCCAACTCGATTTGACGACTACGCAGCCTAATGCGGTCGGCCTGTCGGTGCGCGACGTGCAGGGGAAAACCGTTTACCAGCAGCAGTTCAGCCCAACGAGTACACTGAATACGACCGTTCCGCTACCAGCAACGGCTGGCACCTACCTGCTCTCCGTTACCATCGGCACGCAGACCATCACCCGAAAAGTGGTGAAAGAGTAG
- a CDS encoding alpha-L-fucosidase, producing MPVKQALIQLKTQLGLIAVACALMATTATAQPAPVPVGPVPNARQIEWYHREMIAFFHFGMNTFAEVNEGDGSASPQLFNPTALNCNQWTSVLKSAGISTAILVAKHADGFCNWPTAHTNYSVKNSPWKNGKGDVVREFADACKDSGIKAGIYLGPHDRHDSRYGTPDYSDYYASQLSELLRNYGPIWEIWWDGAGADQITSSFYDRWADTVRTLQPNCVVFGTKNSYRYADCRWMGNESGLSGDPCWSTINPGSIRDEETHIAQLNHGEVAGTAYVPAEVDVSIRPSWFYHREEDAQVKSVAALWDLYFNSVGRNSVLLLNFPPDKRGLVSTIDSARAAGLQYLIKGTFKTNLAAGAVVKSLHPRGGTYKPANLVDNSEQTYYATSDNYVTDTITVDLGKKKTFDVLMLQEVIELGHRTTGWSVDYSADGKNWMPIPEATGKESIGYKWLIKFKPVTASRVRLRVTSGKAGVAIHTFGIYKQPSLP from the coding sequence ATGCCGGTAAAACAAGCCCTGATTCAATTGAAAACGCAACTTGGATTAATTGCAGTAGCCTGCGCGTTGATGGCTACTACCGCGACGGCACAACCTGCACCAGTGCCCGTTGGTCCGGTACCCAATGCCAGACAAATCGAATGGTATCACCGGGAGATGATTGCTTTTTTTCATTTCGGGATGAACACATTTGCCGAGGTCAATGAAGGCGATGGTAGCGCGAGCCCGCAGCTGTTTAACCCCACCGCGCTAAATTGTAATCAGTGGACAAGTGTATTGAAGAGTGCCGGTATCTCGACCGCTATTCTGGTTGCCAAGCATGCAGACGGCTTTTGTAACTGGCCTACCGCCCATACCAATTACTCGGTAAAAAATAGCCCGTGGAAAAATGGGAAGGGGGATGTTGTCCGGGAGTTTGCTGATGCCTGTAAAGACTCAGGGATAAAAGCAGGCATCTATCTGGGGCCTCACGACCGGCATGATTCACGCTACGGCACACCTGATTACAGCGATTATTACGCCAGCCAGTTATCGGAATTGCTGCGTAACTATGGCCCCATCTGGGAAATATGGTGGGATGGTGCCGGTGCCGATCAGATTACGTCGTCTTTTTACGACCGCTGGGCTGATACAGTCCGCACGCTGCAACCCAACTGTGTCGTTTTTGGTACCAAAAATTCCTACCGCTATGCCGACTGCCGCTGGATGGGTAATGAATCGGGCTTGTCCGGCGATCCATGCTGGTCAACGATCAACCCGGGGTCAATTCGGGACGAAGAAACGCACATTGCCCAACTGAATCACGGCGAAGTGGCGGGCACCGCGTATGTACCGGCCGAGGTCGATGTGTCAATTCGGCCCAGCTGGTTTTATCACCGGGAGGAAGACGCACAGGTAAAAAGCGTGGCCGCTTTGTGGGATCTTTATTTCAATTCGGTTGGCCGTAATAGTGTACTGTTGTTGAATTTTCCACCCGATAAGCGTGGGCTGGTCTCTACCATCGATTCGGCCAGGGCGGCAGGTCTACAGTATCTGATCAAGGGTACGTTTAAGACCAATCTGGCAGCTGGTGCGGTCGTCAAATCGCTCCATCCACGGGGGGGTACTTATAAACCGGCCAATCTGGTCGATAACAGCGAGCAGACGTATTACGCTACGAGTGATAACTACGTTACAGATACCATCACGGTCGATCTGGGCAAGAAGAAAACATTTGACGTACTGATGCTACAGGAGGTGATTGAACTGGGCCATCGGACCACCGGCTGGTCGGTTGATTATTCCGCCGATGGGAAAAACTGGATGCCTATTCCAGAAGCTACCGGTAAAGAGTCGATTGGCTACAAGTGGCTCATCAAGTTTAAGCCGGTAACTGCCTCACGCGTCCGGTTGCGGGTTACGTCTGGTAAGGCTGGTGTTGCTATCCACACGTTCGGTATTTACAAGCAACCGTCGTTACCATAA
- a CDS encoding 1,4-dihydroxy-2-naphthoate polyprenyltransferase — protein sequence MKTWLAAARPRTLPLALASIILGSFLARADQRFSWTIAGLAALTTILLQILSNFANDYGDAVSGKDTELRVGPRRAVATGDISREAMLRGVIITSVLSLICGIALLYLAFNNRADGAVDSSVFWVFLVIGLLCIAAAIGYTNGKRPYGYAGFGDVAVLLFFGWVGVLGTYFLHTLSFSPLLLLPATSVGLFATGVLNVNNIRDIETDTMTGKKSIPARIGRDRAVQYHWLLLYAGMACAMAYSVFTDAPATAYLYLLSFPLFILNGRAIANHKQASELNPRLGQLALSTLLFVILFGIGTVL from the coding sequence ATGAAAACCTGGCTTGCGGCTGCCCGGCCGCGTACGTTGCCGCTGGCGCTGGCCAGCATTATTCTGGGGAGTTTTCTGGCTCGCGCCGATCAGCGGTTTAGCTGGACTATCGCGGGGCTGGCGGCACTGACGACTATTCTGCTGCAAATCCTGTCGAACTTCGCCAACGACTACGGCGACGCGGTATCGGGGAAAGATACCGAACTGCGCGTGGGTCCCCGCCGGGCCGTGGCTACCGGCGACATCAGCCGTGAAGCCATGCTGCGGGGTGTGATTATTACGTCGGTGCTGTCGCTGATTTGCGGTATTGCGCTGCTGTATCTGGCGTTCAACAACCGCGCCGATGGGGCCGTCGATTCGTCGGTGTTCTGGGTGTTTCTGGTGATCGGCCTGCTGTGTATCGCGGCTGCGATTGGCTACACCAACGGTAAACGGCCCTACGGCTACGCCGGTTTTGGCGACGTGGCCGTGCTACTGTTTTTCGGCTGGGTCGGTGTGTTGGGTACCTACTTCCTGCACACGCTGTCGTTCAGCCCCTTGCTGTTGCTGCCCGCTACGAGCGTTGGCCTGTTTGCGACGGGTGTGCTGAACGTCAACAACATCCGCGACATCGAAACCGATACCATGACCGGCAAAAAGTCGATTCCGGCGCGTATTGGCCGCGACCGGGCGGTGCAGTACCATTGGCTGCTGCTGTATGCTGGCATGGCCTGCGCGATGGCCTATTCGGTGTTTACCGATGCACCCGCAACGGCCTACCTGTACCTGCTGTCGTTTCCGCTGTTCATCCTGAACGGCCGCGCCATTGCGAACCACAAACAGGCGTCTGAACTGAACCCCCGCTTGGGTCAACTGGCTCTGTCGACGCTCCTGTTCGTCATCCTGTTTGGCATCGGCACGGTGCTGTGA
- a CDS encoding glutathione peroxidase has product MKKQVSLTLAAVALIVISSGFMFKDVVKGLFSDKNEVATAPADHAAPAKTLYDFTVTSLSGKPVALSSYKGKKVVILNTASKCGFTPQYADWEKFYETHKDKIVVLGFPSGNFAGQELGSNAEIASFCQKNYGVSFPMFEKVDVLKNDGQAPLYKWLTSKDLNGWNDKVPTWNFCKYVVNEKGELTHFFASKVKPEDAEFKKAVGL; this is encoded by the coding sequence ATGAAAAAACAGGTTTCACTCACACTGGCAGCCGTCGCGCTGATCGTTATTTCTTCCGGTTTTATGTTCAAAGACGTTGTAAAAGGCTTGTTCAGCGACAAAAATGAAGTCGCTACAGCCCCCGCCGACCACGCGGCTCCCGCCAAAACGCTGTACGATTTTACGGTAACCTCGCTCAGCGGCAAGCCTGTTGCGCTGAGCAGCTACAAGGGTAAGAAAGTCGTTATTCTCAACACGGCCTCGAAGTGCGGCTTCACCCCGCAATACGCCGACTGGGAGAAATTCTACGAAACCCACAAAGACAAAATCGTGGTGCTGGGTTTCCCGTCGGGCAACTTCGCCGGTCAGGAACTGGGCAGCAACGCCGAAATTGCCAGCTTCTGCCAGAAGAACTACGGCGTGTCGTTCCCGATGTTCGAGAAAGTCGACGTGCTGAAAAACGACGGTCAGGCTCCGCTTTACAAGTGGCTGACGAGCAAAGATCTCAACGGCTGGAACGATAAGGTGCCAACCTGGAACTTCTGCAAATACGTCGTCAACGAAAAAGGTGAACTGACCCATTTCTTCGCGTCGAAAGTGAAACCCGAAGACGCAGAGTTTAAGAAAGCCGTAGGACTTTAA
- the argS gene encoding arginine--tRNA ligase yields MTIQDTIQQAIQQAVSELYQQSIGEVVLQPTKKEFEGLYTFVTFPLTKALRQPPAQIGQAIGEWLKANSPVVSAFNVVQGFLNLSVADSAWIDTLNDIAAHENFGQLPAKGESVMVEFSSPNTNKPLHLGHLRNNFLGDSVSRILKANGYDVKKTCIVNDRGVHICKSMLAYKLYGNGETPESADMKGDHLIGKYYVLFDRAYKGEVEQMVAQGTPKEEAEKTAPLMQEVQAMLRRWEQGDPETVALWKKLNDWVYEGFAVTYKTIGVSFDKTYYESNTYLLGKEIVQEGLEKGVFYRKDDNSVWIDLTDEGLDQKLVLRADGTSVYITQDLGTTELKDHDFHTDRQIWVVGNEQDYHFNVLFAILRRLGRAYAQNLYHLSYGMVDLPTGKMKSREGTVVDADDLIRETTEAAATAADEAAKGKMDEFSDEEKQALFQMLGLGALKYYLLKVDPQKRMQFNPAESVDLHGNTGPYIQYVHARIQSVLRKAGDMGLTSTGAAMATELDDVEQQLVFQLSQYPQRVAEAGADYAPSYIGQYAYELARTFNQFYDRLSILKETDSVKLQNRLVLAEAVGKAIKSAMGLLGVDVPNKM; encoded by the coding sequence ATGACCATTCAGGACACCATACAACAGGCCATCCAACAGGCCGTCAGCGAATTATACCAGCAGTCGATTGGTGAGGTTGTGCTGCAACCGACCAAAAAAGAATTCGAGGGGCTATACACGTTCGTCACCTTCCCGCTGACCAAAGCCCTCCGGCAGCCCCCCGCGCAGATCGGGCAGGCTATCGGGGAGTGGCTGAAGGCGAACAGCCCCGTCGTCAGCGCGTTTAACGTCGTGCAGGGCTTCCTGAACCTGAGCGTGGCCGACAGTGCCTGGATCGACACGCTCAACGACATTGCCGCGCATGAAAACTTCGGGCAGCTACCCGCCAAAGGCGAATCGGTGATGGTCGAGTTTTCGTCGCCGAACACCAACAAGCCCCTGCACCTGGGCCATTTGCGGAACAACTTCCTCGGCGATTCGGTCAGCCGGATTCTGAAAGCCAACGGCTACGATGTGAAGAAAACCTGTATCGTCAACGACCGGGGCGTTCACATCTGTAAGTCGATGCTGGCGTATAAGCTGTATGGCAACGGCGAAACCCCCGAATCAGCCGATATGAAAGGCGATCACCTGATCGGTAAATACTACGTGCTGTTCGACCGGGCATACAAAGGTGAGGTCGAGCAGATGGTGGCGCAGGGAACCCCGAAAGAAGAAGCCGAAAAAACGGCCCCGCTCATGCAGGAAGTACAGGCCATGCTGCGCCGGTGGGAGCAGGGCGACCCCGAAACGGTGGCCCTCTGGAAAAAGCTCAACGACTGGGTCTACGAAGGCTTCGCCGTGACCTACAAAACCATCGGCGTTAGCTTCGATAAGACCTACTACGAATCGAACACCTACCTGCTGGGTAAAGAAATCGTGCAGGAGGGGCTGGAAAAAGGCGTTTTCTACCGCAAAGACGACAACTCCGTCTGGATCGACCTGACCGATGAAGGACTCGATCAGAAGCTCGTGCTGCGGGCCGATGGTACATCGGTCTACATCACGCAGGACCTCGGCACGACCGAACTGAAAGACCACGACTTCCATACCGACCGGCAGATTTGGGTCGTGGGTAATGAGCAGGATTACCATTTCAACGTGCTGTTTGCTATCCTGCGTCGCTTGGGCCGGGCCTACGCGCAGAACCTGTACCACCTCTCGTACGGCATGGTCGACCTGCCTACGGGCAAGATGAAGTCGCGTGAAGGAACCGTTGTCGACGCTGATGATCTGATTCGCGAAACGACCGAAGCCGCTGCCACAGCTGCCGACGAGGCCGCCAAAGGCAAGATGGATGAGTTCAGCGACGAGGAAAAGCAGGCCCTGTTTCAGATGCTGGGTTTGGGTGCGCTGAAGTACTACCTGCTGAAAGTCGACCCGCAGAAACGGATGCAGTTCAACCCCGCCGAATCGGTCGATCTGCACGGCAACACGGGGCCGTACATACAGTACGTCCACGCCCGGATTCAGTCGGTATTGCGCAAGGCCGGGGACATGGGCCTGACATCGACCGGCGCGGCCATGGCGACTGAACTCGACGATGTGGAACAGCAGCTTGTGTTTCAGCTTAGTCAGTATCCGCAGCGTGTGGCCGAGGCAGGTGCCGATTATGCGCCGTCGTACATTGGTCAGTACGCCTACGAACTGGCCCGGACGTTCAACCAGTTTTACGACCGGCTGTCGATTTTGAAAGAAACGGATTCGGTTAAGCTGCAAAACCGGCTTGTGCTGGCCGAGGCTGTAGGAAAAGCGATCAAGTCGGCGATGGGATTGCTGGGTGTCGACGTGCCCAACAAGATGTAG